Proteins co-encoded in one Balearica regulorum gibbericeps isolate bBalReg1 chromosome 24, bBalReg1.pri, whole genome shotgun sequence genomic window:
- the LOC104641626 gene encoding heat shock protein beta-11-like, which translates to MLCRMHLAPFASSSLATRLGTVRTLWPHAETIFTELQQEMEKAREFMSSFEQLLNSQGATAMERAPSTSAALTQGSGEGFSVIQDVKNFSPEQLSVKVVGRKVVLVGQKETQNTDEKGSFSYKYEVLKREWDVPEEVDAEALTCSLSKEGQLRIEAPRLALSAAPERNVPIQVSPAASQPAPAAEDGATNKAQA; encoded by the coding sequence aTGCTTTGCCGAATGCACCTCGCACCATTCGCTTCCAGCTCCCTGGCCACCCGGCTGGGGACGGTGCGGACCCTCTGGCCGCACGCAGAGACCATCTTcactgagctgcagcaggaaatGGAGAAAGCTCGGGAATTCATGAGCAGCTTCGAGCAGCTCCTGAACAGCCAAGGAGCCACCGCCATGGAGCGAGCCCCGAGCACCAGCGCAGCCCTGACCCAGGGCTCTGGGGAGGGCTTCTCCGTCATCCAGGACGTGAAGAACTTTTCTCCCGAGCAGCTGTCGGTGAAGGTGGTGGGCAGGAAGGTGGTTCTGGTGGGGCAGAAGGAGACGCAGAACACGGACGAGAAGGGCTCCTTCTCCTACAAGTACGAGGTGCTGAAGCGTGAGTGGGACGTGCCCGAGGAGGTGGACGCCGAGGCGCTGACCTGCTCCCTGTCCAAGGAGGGGCAGCTCCGCATCGAGGCCCCCAGGCTGGCCCTGTCCGCTGCCCCGGAGAGGAACGTGCCCATCCAGGTCAGCCCCGCAGCCTCGCAGCCAGCACCAGCCGCCGAGGATGGAGCCACCAACAAAGCCCAGGCGTAA
- the RAB5C gene encoding ras-related protein Rab-5C, with protein MAGRGGAARPNGPAAANKICQFKLVLLGESAVGKSSLVLRFVKGQFHEYQESTIGAAFLTQTVCLDDTTVKFEIWDTAGQERYHSLAPMYYRGAQAAIVVYDITNTDTFVRAKNWVKELQRQASPNIVIALAGNKADLATKRAVDFQDAQTYADDNSLLFMETSAKTAMNVNEIFMAIAKKLPKNEPQNAPGGPGRNRVVDLQESSQPSRSQCCSN; from the exons ATGGCAGGTCGAGGTGGAGCTGCTCGACCGAATGGACCAGCCGCTGCAAACAAAATCTGCCAGTTTAAACTTGTTCTCTTGGGAGAGTCGGCAGTGGGGAAGTCCAGCCTTGTTCTGCGCTTCGTGAAGGGGCAGTTCCACGAGTACCAGGAGAGCACAATTGGAG CTGCATTCCTAACACAGACAGTCTGTCTGGATGACACAACGGTGAAGTTTGAAATATGGGATACAGCAGGACAAGAGCGGTATCACAGCCTGGCACCGATGTATTATCGAGGGGCCCAGGCAGCCATTGTTGTCTACGATATCACTAACACA GACACATTTGTACGAGCCAAGAACTGGGTGAaagagctgcagaggcaggcTAGCCCCAATATTGTAATTGCACTAGCGGGAAACAAGGCAGACCTTGCTACCAAGAGAGCTGTGGACTTCCAG GATGCACAAACATATGCAGATGACAACAGCTTGCTGTTCATGGAGACGTCGGCAAAGACAGCGATGAATGTGAATGAAATCTTCATGGCAATAG CCAAGAAACTGCCAAAAAATGAACCCCAGAACGCTCCTGGTGGCCCAGGTAGGAATCGGGTGGTTGACCTTCAGGAGAGCAGTCAGCCTAGCAGGAGCCAGTGCTGCAGCAATTGA
- the LOC142605080 gene encoding heat shock protein 30C-like — MLCRLHFMPPASSSLFPWLGPVRTLWPHPGALFAELERELRLEMERAREFMSSFEQFLTSGSSPSRIGIAAERAPSTSAALTQGSGEGFSVIQDVKDFSPEQLSVKVVGRKVVLVGQKETQSTDEKGSFSYKYEVLKREWDVPEEVDAEALTCSLSKEGQLRIEAPRLALPAAPERNVPIQMGPAVAQPTASTDDGAERAKA, encoded by the coding sequence ATGCTTTGCCGCCTGCACTTCATGCCACCCGCGTCCAGCTCGCTGTTCCCGTGGCTGGGACCTGTCCGCACCCTCTGGCCGCATCCGGGCGCCCTCTTCGCCGAGCTGGAGCGAGAGCTGCGGCTTGAGATGGAGAGGGCTCGGGAGTTCATGAGCAGCTTCGAGCAGTTCCTGACCAgcgggagcagccccagccggATCGGCATTGCCGCGGAGCGAGCCCCGAGCACCAGCGCAGCCCTGACCCAGGGCTCTGGGGAGGGCTTCTCCGTCATCCAGGACGTGAAGGACTTTTCTCCCGAGCAGCTGTCGGTGAAGGTGGTGGGCAGGAAGGTGGTTCTGGTGGGGCAGAAGGAGACGCAGAGCACGGACGAGAAGGGCTCCTTCTCCTACAAGTACGAGGTGCTGAAGCGTGAGTGGGACGTGCCCGAGGAGGTGGACGCCGAGGCGCTGACCTGCTCCCTGTCCAAGGAGGGGCAGCTCCGCATCGAGGCCCCCAGGCTGGCCCTGCCGGCCGCCCCGGAGAGGAACGTGCCCATCCAGATGGGGCCGGCGGTGGCGCAGCCGACAGCCAGCACCGACGACGGAGCCGAGCGGGCCAAGGCGTGA
- the DHX58 gene encoding ATP-dependent RNA helicase DHX58, which produces MAMELRGYQREVVAPALRGSNTIIWLPTGAGKTRAAVYVCRQHLENRRGSKVAVLVNKVHLVDQHAKKEFHVLQKDFRVTAISGDSSHKSFFAYVVKQSDVVICTAQILQNALVSGEEDTHVELTDFSLLVIDECHHTHKEAVYNKIMLNYLQRKLSGQQGLPQILGLTASPGTGGATSFMGAIEHILQICANLDTEKIMSAQEELQHLQSHIPQPVKQYDLCQERAQDPFGERLKKVMERIQQYMEMPDLPQNFGTQIYEQRIVELEKRAAETFCRKTRVCALHLRKYNDALLINDTVRMIDAFQCLQQFYATERDMKDPTERFLTTTFEENRMSLQALAGDRRYENPRLGKLEEILQEHFQPQGTSRGIIFTKTRQSAHSLLSWLQDTAALRGKHIRPAVLTGAGYSNQTRHMTQNKQQDVIKLFREGVLNLLFSTSVAEEGLDIPECNVVVRYGLMTNEIAMMQAQGRARAENSVYSVLAKANSKEVSRELLNEDLVNLMEKAIRAVQAMPEQDYRHKILELQRVAVVSSLMKEARISERRRLHDPDAVYLYCVNCNVTVCHGSDIRTVEGMHHVNINPNFRLYYRVSGKIQFQRSFKDWEPSCRIVCSGCSQEWGMEMIYRQVKLPILCIKNFIVETPAEKRRYKKWSTVTFPIKEFDYLEYCSSIHGQSL; this is translated from the exons ATGGCGATGGAGCTGCGGGGGTACCAGCGGGAGGTGGTGGCCCCGGCCCTGCGCGGCAGCAACACCATCATCTGGCTGCCCACGGGTGCCGGCAAGACCCGCGCTGCCGTCTACGTCTGCCGGCAGCACCTGGAGAACCGGCGGGGCAGCAAGGTGGCCGTGCTGGTCAACAAG GTGCACCTGGTGGACCAGCACGCCAAGAAGGAGTTCCACGTGCTGCAGAAGGACTTCAGGGTGACGGCCATCAGCGGGGACAGCAGCCACAAGTCCTTCTTCGCCTACGTGGTGAAGCAGAGCGACGTTGTCATCTGCACGGCCCAGATCCTGCAGAATGCACTGGTCAGCGGGGAGGAGGACACGCACGTGGAGCTGACGG ATTTCTCACTGCTGGTGATAGACGAGTGCCACCACACGCACAAGGAAGCCGTCTACAACAAAATCATGCTGAATTACCTCCAGCGCAAGCTCAGCGGGCAGCAGGGCCTGCCACAGATCCTGGGCCTGACAGCATCCCCTGGCACTGGGGGGGCAACCTCCTTCATGGGGGCCATAGAGCACATCCTGCAG ATCTGTGCCAACCTGGACACCGAGAAAATCATGTCGGcgcaggaggagctgcagcacctgcagagCCACATCCCCCAGCCCGTGAAGCAGTATGACCTGTGCCAGGAGAGAGCACAG gaCCCCTTCGGTGAGCGGCTGAAGAAGGTGATGGAGCGGATCCAGCAGTACATGGAGATGCCCGACCTGCCACAGAACTTCGGCACGCAGATTTACGAGCAGCGCATCGtggagctggagaagagag CGGCAGAGACGTTTTGTCGCAAGACGCGGGTGTGCGCGCTGCACCTGCGCAAATACAACGACGCTTTGCTGATCAATGACACGGTGCGGATGATCGACGCCTTCCAGTGCCTCCAGCAGTTCTACGCCACTGAGAGGGACATGAAGGACCCCACCGAACGGTTCCTCACCACCACGTTTGAGG AGAACAGGATGAGCCTGCAGGCGCTTGCTGGGGACCGGCGCTATGAGAACCCCAGGCTGGGCAAGCTGGAGGAGATCCTGCAGGAGCACTTCCAGCCCCAGGGCACTTCGCGCGGCATCATCTTCACCAAGACCCGGCAGAGCGCCCACAGCCTGCTCAGCTGGCTGCAGGACACAGCCGCGCTCCGCGGGAAGCACATCAGGCCTGCCGTCCTCACCGGCGCTGGCTACAGCAACCAAACCAGGCACATGACGCAG aACAAGCAGCAGGACGTGATCAAGCTGTTCCGCGAGGGAGTCCTCAACCTGCTCTTCTCCACCAGCGTGGCTGAGGAGGGTTTGGATATCCCCGAGTGCAACGTTGTGGTCCGCTACGGGTTAATGACCAACGAGATCGCCATGATGCAG GCCCAGGGCCGTGCCCGTGCCGAGAACAGCGTCTACTCCGTCCTCGCCAAAGCCAACAGCAAAGAGGTCTCCCGCGAGCTGCTCAACGAGGACCTTGTGAACCTCATGGAGAAGGCGATCAGAGCAGTGCAAGCCATGCCTGAGCAGGACTACCGCCACAAG ATCTTGGAGCTGCAGCGAGTTGCTGTTGTCAGCTCGCTAATGAAGGAGGCCAGGATCAGCGAGAGGCGGCGGCTGCACGACCCGGATGCTGTTTACTTGTACTGTGTCAACTGCAACGTGACGGTGTGCCACGGCAGCGACATCCGCACCGTGGAGGGCATGCACCACGTTAACATCAACCCCAACTTCAG GTTGTATTACAGAGTTTCCGGGAAAATACAGTTCCAGCGGAGTTTCAAGGACTGGGAGCCCAGCTGCCGCATCGTGTGCAGTGGGTGCAGCCAG GAGTGGGGAATGGAGATGATCTACCGGCAGGTGAAGCTGCCCATCCTCTGCATCAAAAACTTCATAGTGGAGACACCGGCTGAGAAGAGAAGATATAAGAAGTGGAGCACCGTGACATTCCCCATCAAGGAGTTTGactacctggagtactgctcCAGCATCCATGGCCAGTCCTTGTAG
- the KAT2A gene encoding histone acetyltransferase KAT2A, which translates to MAEPEAAQPGRPPPGPGLTTGSGGAGSGTAGGGGGGGGGGGGGGTGSSDPARPGLSQQQRASQRKAQVRGFPRGKKLEKLGVFSACKANDTCKCNGWKNPNPPTAPRMDLQQPVTNLSEPCRSCSHALADHVSHLENVSEEEINRLLGMVVDVENLFMSVHKEEDTDTKQVYFYLFKLLRKCILQMSQPVVEGSLGSPPFEKPNIEQGVLNFVQYKFSHLPPKERQTMYELSKMFLLCLNYWKLETPSQFRQRSQNDDVATYKVNYTRWLCYCHVPQSCDSLPRYETTHVFGRSLLKSIFTVTRRQLLEKFRVEKDKLVPEKRTLILTHFPKFLSMLEEEIYGENSPIWEADFTVPATEGAQLVSRPAAVSTVAVPTTPLFSKKLSNSSSAASMDASTPEPLPGDKRKLPESLTLEDAKRIRVMGDIPMELVNEVMLTITDPAAMLGPETSLLSANAARDETARLEERRGIIEFHVIGNSLSQKSNKKILMWLVGLQNVFSHQLPRMPKEYITRLVFDPKHKTLALIKDGRVIGGICFRMFPTQGFTEIVFCAVTSNEQVKGYGTHLMNHLKEYHIKHNILYFLTYADEYAIGYFKKQGFSKDIKVPKSRYLGYIKDYEGATLMECELNPRIPYTELSHIIKKQKEIIKKLIERKQAQIRKVYPGLTCFKEGVRQIPIESVPGIRETGWKPLGKEKGKELKDPDQLYNTLKNLLAQIKTHPSAWPFMEPVKKSEAPDYYEIIRFPIDLKTMTERLKNRYYVTKKLFIADLQRIITNCREYNPPDSDYCKCANTLEKFFYFKLKEGGLIDK; encoded by the exons ATGGCGGAGCCGGAGGCCGCACAACCGGGACGGCCCCCGCCGGGCCCGGGGTTAACAACGGGAAGTggcggggctgggagcgggacggcaggaggaggaggaggaggaggaggaggaggaggaggaggaggaacggGATCTAGCGATCCGGCGAGACCCGGGTTGAGCCAGCAGCAGCGGGCGAGCCAGCGGAAGGCGCAAGTGCGGGGGTTCCCCCGTGGGAAGAAGTTGGAGAAGCTGGGGGTCTTCTCGGCCTGCAAG GCCAACGACACCTGCAAGTGCAACGGCTGGAAGAACCCCAACCCTCCCACTGCCCCCCGCATGGATCTGCAGCAGCCAGTGACCAACCTGAGCGAGCCCTGCCGGAGCTGCAGCCATGCGCTGG CGGACCACGTGTCCCACCTGGAGAACGTCTCGGAGGAGGAGATCAACCGGCTGCTGGGTATGGTGGTGGATGTGGAAAACCTCTTCATGTCGGTGCACAAGGAGGAGGACACGGACACCAAGCAGGTGTATTTCTACCTGTTCAAG CTCCTGCGGAAGTGCATCCTGCAGATGAGCCAGCCTGTGGTCgaggggtccctggggagccccCCCTTCGAGAAGCCAAACATAGAGCAG ggAGTCCTGAACTTCGTCCAGTACAAGTTCAGCCACTTGCCACCCAAGGAGCGGCAGACCATGTACGAGCTCTCCAAGATGTTCCTGCTCTGCCTCAACTACTGGAAGCTGGAGACACCATCCCAGTTCCGGCAGCGCTCGCAGAACGACGATGTGGCCACCTACAAGGTCAACTACACGAg GTGGCTGTGCTACTGCCACGTGCCGCAGAGCTGCGACAGCCTTCCTCGCTACGAGACCACCCACGTCTTCGGGCGCAGCCTCCTGAAGTCCATCTTCACAGTCACCCGCcggcagctgctggagaagttCCGCGTGGAGAAGGACAAGCTGGTGCCGGAGAAGCGGACGCTGATCCTCACCCACTTCCCCAA GTTCCTGTccatgctggaggaggagatcTATGGCGAGAACTCTCCAATCTGGGAGGCCGATTTCACCGTGCCGGCTACGGAGGGTGCCCAGCTGGTGTCTCGCCCAG CCGCGGTCAGCACCGTCGCTGTGCCCACCACTCCGCTCTTCAGCAAGAAGctcagcaacagcagctctgccGCGAGCATGGACGCCAGCACCCCGGAGCCCCTGCCAG GGGATAAGCGGAAGCTGCCCGAGAGCCTGACGCTGGAAGATGCCAAGCGGATCCGTGTCATGGGAGACATCCCCATGGAGCTGGTGAACGAGGTCATGCTGACCATCACGGACCCCGCTGCCATGCTGGGCCCCGAG aCCAGCCTGCTGTCAGCAAACGCGGCACGGGACGAGACGGCCCGGCTGGAGGAGCGCCGCGGCATCATCGAGTTCCACGTCATCGGCAACTCGCTCTCGCAGAAATCCAACAAGAAGATCCTGATGTGGCTGGTGGGCTTGCAGAACGTCTTCTCGCACCAGCTGCCCCGCATGCCCAAGGAGTACATCACTCGCCTCGTCTTTGACCC GAAACACAAGACCCTGGCACTGATCAAGGATGGCCGAGTGATCGGGGGGATCTGCTTCCGCATGTTCCCCACCCAGGGCTTCACGGAGATCGTCTTCTGCGCCGTCACGTCCAACGAGCAAGTGAAG GGCTACGGGACGCACCTGATGAACCACCTGAAGGAGTACCACATCAAGCACAACATCCTCTACTTCCTCACCTACGCGGATGAGTACGCCATCGGCTACTTCAAGAAGCAG GGCTTTTCCAAGGACATCAAGGTCCCCAAGAGCCGCTATCTGGGTTACATCAAGGACTACGAGGGGGCAACCCTGATGGAGTGTGAGCTGAACCCACGCATCCCCTACACCGAGCTCTCCCACATCATCAAGAAGCAGAAGGAG ATCATCAAGAAGCTGATTGAGAGGAAGCAGGCGCAGATCCGCAAGGTCTACCCTGGCCTGACCTGCTTCAAGGAGGGCGTGCGACAGATCCCCATCGAGAGCGTCCCCGGCATCC GAGAAACGGGATGGAAgccgctggggaaggagaaggg AAAAGAGCTGAAGGATCCAGACCAGCTCTACAACACCCTGAAGAACCTCCTGGCCCAGATCAAG acCCACCCCAGCGCGTGGCCCTTCATGGAGCCGGTGAAGAAGTCGGAGGCGCCGGACTACTATGAAATCATCCGCTTTCCCATCG aCCTGAAGACCATGACCGAGCGCCTGAAGAACCGCTACTACGTCACCAAGAAGCTGTTCATTGCCGACCTGCAGCGCATCATCACCAACTGCCGTGAGTACAACCCGCCCGACAGCGACTACTGCAAGTGTGCCAACACCCTGGAGAAGTTCTTCTACTTCAAGCTCAAGGAGGGGGGGCTCATCGACAAGTAG
- the KCNH4 gene encoding voltage-gated delayed rectifier potassium channel KCNH4 has translation MPVMKGLLAPQNTFLDTIATRFDGTHSNFILANAQVRCGFPIVYCSDGFCDLTGFARTEVMQKNCSCRFLYGAETSEPVLQRIEKVLDGRQEYQTEVCFYKKGGAAFWCLLDIMPIKNEKGEVVLFLFSFKDITESRGRSHLGDKKDEKQRSKKSGSSHLRAARRQGRTVLQRLSSQFARRDRGEMKINRNVFENKPSIPEYKVASVQKSRFILLHYSIFKALWDWLILLATFYVAVTVPYNVCFTGTEDSLSAARSTIVSDIAVEMLFILDIILNFRTTYVSQSGQVVYDPRSICIHYMATWFFVDLIAALPFDLLYVFNVTVTSLVHLLKTVRLLRLLRLLQKLDRYSQYSAMVLTLLMSMFALLAHWMACIWYVIGRKEMESNDPQTWDIGWLHELGKRLEAPYINNSVGGPSIRSAYIASLYFTLSSLTSVGFGNVCANTDAEKIFSICTMLIGALMHAVVFGNVTAIIQRMYSRRSLYHTRMKDLKDFIRVHRLPQQLKQRMLEYFQTTWSVNNGIDANELLHDFPDELRADVAMHLNKDILQLPVFETASRGCLRSLSLHIKTSFCAPGEYLLRQGDALQANYFVCSGSLEVLKDNVVLAILGKGDLIGADLCSTDQVIKTNADVKALTYCDLQYIGLRGLCEVLQLYPEYASKFTADIHQDLTFNLREGSEMEGLCRYSRSPRLSQARQPRPESGAAPEKPLPSILEDEEEPDEVFQHSPATITRRKLLLPQLSSPARRGSLSSLLGDELCQISALRRNCRSPARCNRGRSPSPQCQRDARLLEREGGASRRPAKLLIPSLHTYGPPDLSPRVVDGIEDNGGTSEPQTFSFNVDSPLQTAARDSPTSGTDTGGPALAMEAEEITQNIRRLNQEINHLNQEVSHLSRELQRMMELLQGRLGAPQPPACPYRLSPQPSPPSTPVPPSPPPAPPSSRSSPSASPRANRCPVRSRSAHATASPPTQPWVGAEGPCLPRGDTPSPDPRQPSDSQPLSLPRRSARSFPGCSAGGRPRAHPQPRSGSSSSH, from the exons ACAGCAACTTCATCCTGGCCAATGCGCAGGTCCGCTGCGGCTTCCCTATTGTCTACTGCTCCGACGGCTTCTGCGACCTCACCGGCTTCGCCCGCACCGAGGTCATGCAGAAGAACTGCAGCTGCCGCTTCCTCTACGGCGCCGAGACCAGCGAGCCCGTCCTGCAGCGCATCGAGAAGGTGCTGGATGGCAGGCAGGAGTACCAGACCGAGGTCTGCTTCTACAAGAAGGGTG gagCTGCGTTCTGGTGCTTGCTGGACATCATGCCCATCAAGAACGAGAAGGGAGAGGTGGTGCTCTTCCTCTTCTCGTTCAAGGACATCACAGAGAGCCGGGGCAGGAGCCACCTGGGTGACAAGAAGGACG agaagcagaggagcAAGAAGTCTGGGAGCTCGCACCTGCGGGCGGCACGGAGGCAGGGCCGGACGGTGCTGCAACGGCTCAGCAGCCAGTTTGCCCGGAGGGACCGCGGCGAGATGAAAATCAACCGT AACGTGTTTGAGAACAAGCCATCCATCCCCGAGTACAAAGTGGCCTCGGTGCAGAAGTCCCGCTTCATCCTGCTCCACTACAGCATCTTCAAGGCCCTCTGGGACTGGCTGATCCTGCTGGCCACCTTCTACGTGGCCGTCACCGTCCCCTACAATGTCTGCTTCACGGGTACGGAGGACAGCCTCTCGGCCGCCCGCAGCACCATCGTCAGTGACATTGCTGTGGAGATGCTCTTCATCCTGG ACATCATCCTGAACTTCCGGACAACGTACGTGAGCCAGTCGGGCCAGGTGGTGTACGATCCCCGCTCCATCTGCATCCATTACATGGCCACCTGGTTCTTCGTGGATCTGATCGCTGCTCTGCCCTTCGATCTGCTCTACGTCTTCAACGTGACCGTG aCCTCGCTGGTTCACCTGCTGAAGACGGTGCggctgctgcggctgctgcggctgctgcagAAGCTGGACCGCTACTCGCAGTACAGCGCCATGGTGCTCACCCTGCTCATGTCCATGTTCGCGCTGCTGGCCCACTGGATGGCATGCATCTGGTACGTCATCGGTCGCAAGGAGATGGAGAGCAACGACCCCCAGACCTGGGACATCG GCTGGCTGCACGAGCTGGGCAAGAGGCTGGAGGCTCCCTACATCAACAACTCGGTGGGGGGCCCCTCCATCCGCAGCGCCTACATCGCCTCCCTCTACTTCACCCTCAGCAGCCTGACCAGCGTGGGCTTCGGCAACGTCTGCGCCAACACCGACGCCGAGAAGATCTTCTCCATCTGCACCATGCTCATCGGGG CGCTGATGCACGCCGTAGTCTTCGGCAACGTCACGGCCATCATCCAGCGTATGTACTCCCGCCGTTCACTCTACCACACCCGTATGAAGGACCTCAAGGACTTCATCCGCGTCCACCGCTTGCCCCAGCAGCTCAAGCAGAGGATGCTGGAGTACTTCCAGACCACTTGGTCGGTGAACAACGGCATCGATGCTAACGAG ctgctgcacgACTTCCCCGATGAGCTGCGTGCGGACGTGGCCATGCACCTCAACAAGGACATCCTGCAGCTGCCCGTCTTCGAGACGGCCAGCCGGGGCTGCCTGCGCTCCCTCTCGCTCCACATCAAGACGTCGTTCTGTGCCCCGGGGGAGTACCTGCTGCGCCAGGGCGATGCGCTGCAGGCCAACTACTTCGTCTGCTCGGGCTCTCTCGAAGTGCTGAAGGACAACGTGGTCCTGGCCATCCTGG GCAAAGGGGATTTGATCGGGGCCGACCTGTGCAGCACGGACCAAGTGATCAAGACCAACGCGGACGTGAAGGCGCTGACCTACTGCGACCTGCAGTACATCGGGCTGCGGGGGCTCTGCGAGGTGCTGCAGCTCTACCCCGAGTACGCCAGCAAGTTCACGGCGGACATCCACCAGGACCTGACCTTCAACCTGCGGGAGGGCAGCGAGATGGAG GGGCTCTGCCGCTACTCCCGGTCCCCGCGGCTGTCGCAGGCACGGCAG CCTCGTCCGGAGAGCGGTGCTGCTCCGGAGAagccccttccctccatccttgaggatgaggaggagccCGACGAGGTCTTCCAGCACTCGCCTGCCACCATCACCCGCcgcaagctgctgctgccccagctgaGCAGCCCTGCGCGCCGCGGCTCCCTGAGCAGCCTCCTGGGTGATGAGCTGTGCCAGATCTCAGCCCTGCGGCGCAACTGCCGCTCCCCAGCCCGCTGCAACCGGGGCCGCAGCCCCTCTCCGCAGTGCCAGAGGGACGCCCGGCTCCTGGAGCGGGAGGGTGGTGCGAGCAGGAGGCCGGCCAAGCTCCTCATCCCCTCCCTGCACACCTACGGCCCCCCAGACCTCAGTCCCAG AGTTGTGGACGGGATTGAAGACAACGGGGGGACGTCAGAACCACAAACCTTCTCCTTCAACGTGGACTCCCCGCTGCAGACCGCGGCGAGGGACTCCCCCACGTCAG GGACGGACACGGGTGGCCCAGCCCTGGCGATGGAAGCAGAGGAGATAACGCAGAACATCAGGAGGCTCAACCAGGAG ATCAACCACCTCAACCAGGAGGTTTCCCACCTCAGCCGGGAGCTGCAGCGCATGATGGAACTGCTCCAGGGCCGCCTGggcgccccgcagccccccgcctgCCCCTACCGCCTGTCCCCCCAGCCCTCACCGCCCTCCACCCCGGTGCCCCCCTCGCCCCCACCCGCGCCCCCCAGCTCCCGCAGCTCCCCCTCCGCCAGCCCCCGGGCCAACCGCTGCCCCGTCCGCAGCCGCTCGGCCCACGCCACCGCCAGCCCCCCCACGCAGCCCTGGGTGGGAGCCGAGGGGCCGTGCCTGCCGCGGGGGGACACCCCCAGCCCTGACCCCCGCCAGCCCTCGGACTCGCAGCCCCTCTCGCTGCCGCGCCGCTCCGCCCGCTCCTTCCCCGGCTGCTCGGCCGGTGGGAGGCCCCGCGCCCACCCGCAGCCCCGCTCcggctccagcagctcccactGA